CTCACTGGGCTAATTTCTGCGCAAGCCAGAAACTGCCACTTTGCAGCCTCTGGATGAGTTCCTCTTTGCCATCAACACTTTCGCATTTGTCAGCTTATTCCCAAGCCAGGACTGCAACCACTGACAAGGGTTCCTCTGTTCCAATGTACTGATCATGGACTGGTTAGAAGGACCGTAGAATGGACTTCAGCATCTCTAAGACCTTCCCACCCTCTAGCCAGATCCACAAAACATCCTCTTCAATAATATTTCGGTGTGAGGTGCAAGCACAATTTTAGTCCAAGAAGAGTGGACTTGCTGTCGGACAATTAGCTTTCAACTTTATTGTCCAGAGAGACAGGTAAGAACAAAAGTAAACATATGGACGTCTGGGTCCTTGAAACAGGccacctttctttttctgtgtttagtACTCTGGTTGAGCTCGTCTTCTTTTATGTGCGTGTGTAacatctacacacacatacaaacacacagaaagaggggcacctggtggctccgtgggttaagcctctgcctttggcgcaggtcatggtctcagagttctgggatggagccctgcattgggctctctgctgagccgggagcctgcttccctctctctctgcctacttctgatctctgtctgtcaaatacatttttttttaaaagtctttaaacacacacacacacacacagaaagagacagacagaaggtgggagggaggggagaaagagagagaggcacttGCACCCTGGCTTAGCCAGgtcatatatattttccttttttgtgggtTGAAGTGATAGTATGAATCTTCAAGACTGAATGGGATTTAATCAGATAGTGGCAAACCGACAGATAAAGGCTAAAGACATGGGAAACCTGACAGCCTAGAGTATTACTAAGTAGATCAGTCTGGACTAATTAGAAATTGGAGGAAGCCTTTAGAGGAAGACAGGACATAATGCTAAAGGTCCCAGATCCTTATGCCGTGCTAAGATGAGTCTACTTTTTTGAACTGAAGGatataaatgaacttaaaaagGAACGTGGAtaacatatttttggttttgataaTCCACATAGCAGTAGGAACGATGGTTACAGTGGCATGAAACAGACCTGCTAAGAGACGTTGGCGCAgtaatttaaaactgaaatggtGACAGATTTAACTGGGACAAAGACAGTGAAGAGTTAAAGAAAGGATGAGATTTCCAAGGTACTTAAGAGCTAGAATTCCTCCTGTGGGAATGACCCACCTGGAGACAAATGTTACAGAGTATCTTTTCAATGTTTGGCTTGAGGGACTAAAACACCAGTTGACAAATTAGTGAtcccaaaagaaattaaaaataaaagtggagaatgagaagagaagacagtaagttttcagatttttaaagcttCAGAGTTTTGAAGTTCAACCGAAAAATCCAGTAGGCAACTCAACACTTCGAGATGTAGTGCTCTAAATTTGTAACTGAAGAAATCAAAACGAAGAAAGTTGAACTCTAAAGGTCAAACAGCGACTTTGTGGTCAAAgaagggttttattttaatttatttgactctGAATTCCATCCCCCTTGTAGAACTAGCTCTGCGGCATTGTAAATTCAGGCCTAAATAACCACGGTTTCTTCACTTACGATGCCTATGTACCTATCTCTTCGATTAGCTGAAATACTATAGAGTTAAGATTTAGtcaataaggggcgcctgggtggctcggtgcgttgggccgctgccttcggctcaggtcatgatcccagggtcctgggatcgagtcccacatcgggctctctgctcagcagggagcctgcttctctctctctcggcctgcctctctgtctactgtgatctctctctgtcatataaataaataaaatctttaaaaaaaaaaaaaaagatttagtcaataaaagcagaaatcccTCAAATGAATGTTTTAGCTGACTTGGCACAGACCCTTTGAAACCTCATTATTGACCGGCAACCACctagacaaaaataaatagataaataaataaaatcttaggtaGACAGATAgagagggctgtgtgtgtgtgtgtgtgtgtgtctatggtTGTGCAGCTCTGCTCCACCATTCTACATTGATTTCACTTAGTTAGGAAACCAAAACCATGTTCATGTCTATGCTGCTAGGGACACTGGATACAGAACAGGAAAAGAGACCACATGGTCCTTAATGTTGAACCAGCTCTAGGAAGACATTtactctaggggaaaaaaaaaaaaaaaatcatttctgtttcagactggcttctcatattctttttttttttttcttttagcacaaacacatttatttactaACCAAAGGGATGATCCTAATTAAATCAACACTTTGAAATAGTTGCATGTAAACTGTTTGTGATAAAGATAACTGAACacagtaatggaaaaaaaagaaaaaagcagtatGGAGATTTGCTCATTGAACTGAGCTTATTCATCCTCACCGCTAATTCCTATCCAAAACGATGAAGGAATTTTTACTCGACTTTTTCATAGACCCGAGTGCAGGTGGCATTGTTCATGATGCATTCCACCACTAATTTCCCATTTTCCAATTTTTGGGGGATTgtgctttccttcccttcccattccTGATGTTGAACCAACGCGCCATCTGTGAAGCTGCAGACCGTCTGAGTTTTTCTGCCATCAGCTGTAGTTTCTTCAAGCTTCTCTCCCAGGTTACATAAAAACTGGGCTGTTTTCAAAGTGCTCTCTGTTTTTATGGTGAGGTTTTTGCCATCAGAAGAGACGATACAATCTGGTTTGGCCATTGCACCCACTTTTCGCAGAGCCATTCCCACTCCTGCTTCCTTCATGTATTCATCAAAGCCCTTGGTCTCCACTAAGCATCATCTTCCTACCAGCGGCTGAATGGTGGCCATGGTGGGCGCGGGCGGGTGGGCCGAGTGAACAGAGCAGAACGGGGCGTTGGGAGCTTGGCTTGCCTCTCATATTCTTTTAATGAAGGtttttatttgtgcattttgGTTGTCAAGTGAATTTTTTGCTACTGAAAAGGTGGAATCTTAAACCTTTCATGAAAATGAGTACCCCTCCTTGTGGTTATAGAAAACAAATGCATCCTTTAAATGGAAAGGACAATTAAAGGGGTTTTTGTTATCTTTCCATTCTTAAACTTTGCTGGTATTGATTTATTAGGATTGTTAATCATCACCAAACGTAAAAGATTATCTCAAATCAGAGCATGTCATGTCATGTCTATTTCCTCTTTGCTAGAAACGGACCATTGTGCTGCCAAGATACATTGTTAGAGCAATTTGTTTTCCTGGTTTTCACCCTCCCCCACTCTACTATGCAGAGATATGTTAGTGTTTTCATCTGAAGTCTTGCGTTTTCAAAGAGGATAAGAAAAGAATTGGCCATGCATACAACAAAGCAGAAATATTTATCACTGAAGTTAGTGAAGGGTTGAGACATATTTAATTGTATAGTGTATATAGCAATAAATCCgcttgtggaatttttaaaaagttgcattaaggaagaaagaattttgaTACTTTAAAGGTATAAAGCCCTTTGGATTCAATTACATAGTATTTATCAAAAGTGAATGGATAGAGATTAAAGGTGTTAACTTTGCAGTcacactgcctgggttcaaagGGACCTCAATATTTCTTACAGTGTGAACttcagcaagttacttaactctcTCTGGCATAATGTCTTTCagtgtaaaagaaggaaaatagttATCACCACCTCCTGTGGATATTTTGAGAATTCAATGGGTTAATACAtaataaagcatttagaatataGCTTGGCACATAATCAGCCCTCAATATATGTTAGCTTTCATAATGAACTGATCAACCTATTGTTCTACTGTTTAGTATAGTAATTACCAGTTGGTATTATAGAAGCTTCAGCTTTGCTAGTATAAATAGCATATTGCCTCAACTATCCTACACTCAGAACAAAATCAGATAGTAAGAAACAATATGAGTAGCAAATGTTTATCATAAATACCATGCTCAAAATCTGAACGATGTTGGCCATATAAACAGGAAAACCTCCacgttttgtctgtttgtttaggTCTGACATTTGGTGACAAATGATACAAAGATAAACAAGAATCCTTACCCTTAAGCAACCAGTGATCTAGTTGGAATATAAATAAGAATAGATACAGTATTGGGAAACATAGGATTATTTCTGAGACAGTTACAAGGTGTGAAGTGGGGAATCACTTTTGTCAGAAAAACAAACTTCTGGAAAGAATTCCCCATGCTGTAGGATCTTACATGGGATCACCTTGTCATATAGCAATCTTTTTAACAGAACTATGAACTCTTGCCTTTCTACTAAGCTTTAGTATTAGGCTTTCTAACAGCTAATGGctcatttctaattatttgcaTTGCTGAAAGAGCCTCGTCAATGTAACCAATATTTTTTGAGTACAAACTAAAGTGAAACACAGGGCTACCCCATCATCAAAACTTGAGTGCCCTGAGAATGATGTAATGAACAAGTCataaaagacacagaagagcCAACACAATCTTGagagagaacaaagctggaggtgtcATGCTCtctgacttcaaactatattacaaagttgtaaaatcaaaacactatgctattgacataaaaacagacacatagatcaatgaaacagaatggagagcccacaAGCAAACCCACGCATATGTTCAATTTATTTATAGCAAAGAGCTAAGAATATACaacagggaaaagacagtctcttcaatcaacagtggtgggaaaactggacagcaacatgcaaataAATTATATTGGACCACTATCTTATAGCATACACAAAAAGCAAGTCAAAATGAACTGAatacttgaatgtaagacctgacaCTATTAAAATCCTACAAGAAAGCAGAGATGGTGAACTCCTTGATTCTGATTTTAGAGATGAGTTTTTGGATtgggcaaacaaacaaataacaacaacaacaacaacaacaaacccaagtGGGAATCTATCAAAcctctgcatagcaaaggaagccatcaacaaaataaaaaaaatcaacctacCAAGTGGGAGcaaataattgcaaatgacacatcagacaAAGAGTTATTAtcttacataaatacaaatatatgcataaatattaagaacaacagcaaaaactCACTAAAACTCAGGCAAAGGAGCTCAATGGGCATTGTTTCCGCAGGTACCACCCAGAAACTAACAGGCACATCAAAACGTCCTCAACAgtgctaatcatcagggaaatgcaaatccaaaccacaatgagataccactcccCACCACTTAGAATGGATTATTATCAAAAAGGGTGTGTGGGAAAGAGAACTGGtgcactgctgctgggaatgtcAGTTGAAGcagttactatggaaaacagtgtagagggtCTCACAAGATGAAAAACAGCAATCCCATATGACCCAGCAGCTCCAcctctgagtatttatccaaaggaaacgcaacattaacttgaaaaaatatgtgCACCGCCACATTCaccgcagcattatttacagcatAATTTGTTGTAATGTACTAATAATTGTAACAATAATTACATCATGAATAATGTTACATTatcacaataatacaataaaaatacaattgtgattataataaataataatttgatattacaaattaataattaaataaaatttaaaataagataataaaaatacagtaacaatCGTTGTAATAATGTAACATGATTTTCATGATATGGCAACAACCGAAGGGTCcactgagagatgaatggataaagaaaatgtatataaatacaatggaatattattcacccacaACAAATCCA
The nucleotide sequence above comes from Mustela erminea isolate mMusErm1 chromosome 21, mMusErm1.Pri, whole genome shotgun sequence. Encoded proteins:
- the LOC116581877 gene encoding fatty acid-binding protein 5-like — translated: MKEAGVGMALRKVGAMAKPDCIVSSDGKNLTIKTESTLKTAQFLCNLGEKLEETTADGRKTQTVCSFTDGALVQHQEWEGKESTIPQKLENGKLVVECIMNNATCTRVYEKVE